The following are encoded in a window of Geobacter metallireducens GS-15 genomic DNA:
- a CDS encoding acyl-CoA dehydrogenase family protein codes for MDFSIPEEYMMLKESMREFVKRELMPLEKTLLERELSLWTEPGHLIPDEDHKRLMQKTKELGFWGLEVDEEFGGQGLGMLAKTLVVEELSKSLVGFSNHGFTLPPDAPNLYYLHECCGPRQREKYFVPYCNGDVDSAMACTEPGAGSDVSGLKTKAVKKGDKWVINGTKSFISKCDYDNVFFIVIAVTDPSASTKDRFTAFLIDREHPGVRIGKEIPVIGPMPTWDLILEDVEVDDDAILGDVGKAFIPLQNRFGVRRIELASSCTGMAERLIQMMIDQANTRITFGQPLAERGTIQNWIADSTMELEQVRWLLYYAAWKSDQGHKDLRIEGASVKVAATEMLTRVADRAIQIHGGLGVSHELGIEYVARHVRLWRIVEGPSEVHRWLVARQLLKEKKPYNPFIVAADEE; via the coding sequence ATGGATTTCAGCATACCCGAAGAATACATGATGCTCAAAGAGTCGATGCGCGAGTTCGTCAAGCGCGAACTGATGCCGCTGGAAAAGACGCTCTTGGAGCGGGAGCTCTCTCTCTGGACCGAGCCCGGCCATCTTATCCCCGACGAGGATCACAAGCGGCTCATGCAGAAGACGAAGGAACTCGGATTCTGGGGGCTTGAGGTGGATGAGGAGTTCGGCGGCCAGGGGCTCGGGATGCTGGCCAAGACCCTGGTTGTGGAGGAACTCTCCAAGAGCCTGGTCGGCTTCTCCAACCACGGCTTCACCCTCCCTCCGGATGCCCCCAACCTCTATTACCTGCACGAGTGCTGCGGTCCCCGGCAGCGGGAAAAATACTTCGTCCCTTACTGCAACGGCGACGTCGATTCCGCCATGGCCTGTACCGAGCCGGGCGCCGGTTCGGACGTGAGCGGCCTCAAGACCAAGGCGGTCAAGAAGGGGGATAAATGGGTCATCAACGGGACCAAGTCGTTCATCAGCAAATGCGACTATGACAACGTCTTCTTCATCGTTATCGCGGTTACCGACCCCTCGGCATCCACCAAAGACCGGTTTACCGCGTTTCTCATCGACCGTGAGCATCCGGGGGTGCGGATCGGCAAGGAGATTCCGGTAATCGGCCCCATGCCGACCTGGGACCTGATCCTTGAGGATGTGGAAGTGGACGACGATGCCATCCTGGGGGATGTGGGGAAGGCATTCATCCCGCTACAAAACCGGTTCGGCGTGCGCCGGATCGAGTTGGCCTCCAGCTGCACCGGCATGGCGGAGCGGCTGATCCAGATGATGATCGACCAGGCCAATACCCGCATCACCTTCGGCCAGCCGCTGGCCGAACGGGGGACGATCCAGAACTGGATCGCGGACTCCACCATGGAACTGGAACAGGTCCGCTGGCTGCTCTACTACGCGGCCTGGAAATCGGACCAAGGGCACAAGGACCTGCGGATCGAAGGGGCAAGCGTCAAGGTGGCGGCCACCGAAATGCTGACCCGGGTGGCGGACCGGGCGATCCAGATCCATGGCGGTCTCGGGGTCTCGCATGAACTGGGGATCGAATACGTGGCCCGCCATGTGCGCCTGTGGCGGATCGTGGAAGGCCCGTCAGAGGTCCACCGGTGGCTGGTTGCCCGGCAGCTGTTGAAGGAGAAGAAGCCGTACAATCCGTTTATCGTTGCCGCCGACGAGGAGTGA
- a CDS encoding (Fe-S)-binding protein — protein MERIPYWNISYGLLIDLLSIPAMAVFGYGIYRHWKRIRQGKASVRQGITLDALKLGPVYVWSFLTRGIVGTRIYKKPFTGIAHGLLFWGMVVLTVGTVLVFANVLFGIPVFTGEFNRRFMGGALDAAGVAALAGVLFLLIRRLSPPERLTCFKANSGFILIEIGIIAIIITGFFIEGARIAQNGIDPGSFVGNWLGFMLPTGEGGLELHRYLWWLHGLLVLSLIAYIPFSPLAHLVLAPANAGLDTPIPGPKMGVIDFEAFEGEGEEAPSLGVSKLADFSRKNLLDISTCLKCGRCHEVCPAAQTGKHLSPKGVMVTLAEYLQEGKMHDDSLLETISTDAIYSCTTCAACMEACPVSVNQPNAILGMRQHLLMERSEMPDIMGQAHRSLEARQHPFIGTGFGPNDWRKGLEVPIYERGATEYLLWIGCSVAYEERTQHIGRAMVAILKKAGVSFGILEENRCTGDPAKQMGNEFLFSEIAGRNIEEFNELGVTKVITMCPHCFNSFTRHYPLLGAKFEVIPHAVLIRSLIEAGKITLANSGRSICYHDPCYLGRHNNVLSEPRSVVSSIGHLVEMPRHGSESFCCGAGGGNYWTEEEGTRINQTRAKEALDTGAKTIATSCPFCMLMLTDGLKKFTEEQMVQDIAELVCSQMEG, from the coding sequence ATGGAACGGATCCCCTACTGGAATATCAGCTATGGCCTCCTGATCGACCTCCTCTCCATCCCGGCAATGGCCGTGTTCGGGTACGGGATCTACCGCCACTGGAAACGGATACGCCAGGGGAAGGCGAGCGTCAGGCAGGGGATTACCCTTGATGCGCTGAAGCTGGGACCGGTTTATGTCTGGTCGTTTCTGACCAGGGGGATCGTGGGTACCCGTATCTACAAGAAACCGTTCACCGGCATTGCCCACGGCCTCCTGTTCTGGGGGATGGTCGTTTTGACCGTCGGGACCGTGCTGGTCTTTGCAAATGTGCTGTTCGGCATCCCGGTCTTCACGGGGGAGTTCAATCGCCGGTTCATGGGGGGAGCCCTCGATGCCGCCGGGGTGGCAGCCCTGGCCGGGGTGCTGTTCCTGCTGATACGCAGGCTTTCCCCACCCGAAAGGCTGACCTGCTTCAAGGCTAACTCGGGCTTCATCCTGATTGAGATCGGGATCATCGCCATCATCATTACCGGCTTCTTTATCGAGGGGGCACGAATCGCCCAGAACGGCATTGATCCCGGCTCGTTCGTCGGCAACTGGCTCGGGTTCATGCTGCCAACCGGGGAAGGCGGACTCGAACTTCATCGGTACCTCTGGTGGCTCCACGGTCTGCTCGTCCTCTCCCTGATCGCCTATATCCCGTTCTCCCCCCTGGCACACCTGGTGCTGGCTCCGGCCAACGCCGGTCTCGATACCCCGATCCCCGGCCCTAAGATGGGGGTCATCGATTTCGAGGCGTTCGAGGGGGAAGGGGAGGAGGCCCCGTCCCTGGGGGTGAGCAAGCTGGCCGACTTCAGCCGGAAGAACCTGCTGGACATCTCCACCTGCCTGAAGTGCGGCCGGTGCCACGAGGTCTGCCCCGCGGCCCAGACCGGCAAACATCTCTCTCCCAAAGGGGTAATGGTCACCCTTGCCGAGTATCTGCAAGAGGGGAAGATGCACGACGACTCGCTCCTGGAAACCATATCCACCGACGCAATTTACAGCTGCACCACGTGCGCCGCCTGCATGGAAGCCTGCCCGGTATCGGTGAACCAGCCGAACGCCATCCTCGGCATGCGGCAGCATCTCCTCATGGAGCGGTCGGAAATGCCCGACATCATGGGGCAGGCGCACCGCAGCCTGGAGGCCCGTCAACATCCCTTCATCGGTACCGGTTTCGGCCCCAACGACTGGCGCAAGGGGCTGGAGGTTCCCATCTACGAAAGGGGCGCCACCGAATATCTCCTCTGGATCGGCTGTTCGGTTGCCTATGAGGAGCGGACCCAGCATATCGGCCGGGCTATGGTCGCCATCCTGAAGAAGGCCGGGGTTTCATTCGGCATCCTGGAGGAAAACCGCTGCACCGGCGATCCGGCAAAGCAGATGGGTAACGAATTCCTGTTTTCGGAGATTGCCGGCCGGAACATCGAGGAGTTTAACGAGCTAGGGGTGACCAAGGTCATCACCATGTGTCCCCACTGCTTTAATAGCTTCACCCGGCATTATCCCCTGCTGGGGGCGAAGTTCGAGGTAATCCCCCATGCGGTGCTCATCCGCAGTCTGATAGAGGCAGGGAAGATAACGCTCGCCAACAGCGGCAGGAGCATCTGCTATCACGATCCCTGCTACCTGGGGCGGCACAACAACGTGCTGTCGGAGCCGCGCAGCGTCGTTTCCTCAATCGGCCACCTGGTGGAGATGCCGAGGCATGGGAGCGAAAGCTTTTGCTGCGGCGCCGGCGGCGGCAATTACTGGACCGAGGAAGAGGGGACCCGGATCAACCAGACCAGGGCCAAAGAGGCGCTGGACACGGGCGCAAAAACCATCGCCACGTCCTGTCCGTTCTGCATGCTGATGCTGACGGACGGCCTGAAGAAATTCACGGAAGAACAGATGGTACAGGATATCGCGGAACTGGTGTGCAGTCAG
- a CDS encoding CaiB/BaiF CoA transferase family protein: MLPNLKKALDGIVVCDFSWVGAGPIATNVLGQCGAEVIKIESKSRPDLLRTGGPFKDGINEGLERSGYFANRNPNKKGIALDMSHPKARAVAVRLIRKSDIVINNFRVGQMEKWGLGWEDVRKINPRIIYVTMSLQGETGPQKSYMGFGVNLNALCGLTAQACFPGERPFGTGTNYTDHVMAPSHTLFGIMAALLEREQTGEGQTVAISQLKSAISMAPTSAMTYAANGDTLGPAGLSDPNAAPHGLFTTLGYRRWIAIAVFSEDEWRALKKVMGNPAWAEDGKFGSLQSRKENEAELNEHMEAWTSRQHADKIMDELLRNGVRAGVVNDARGAIEDDHLREREFWSYLDHPVMGRTLYNRAPIRLSKTPLRMETAAPLLGQHTRDVLKGMLDYTDEEIAMLSEEKVLV; the protein is encoded by the coding sequence ATGTTGCCAAATCTTAAAAAGGCCCTTGATGGGATCGTGGTGTGCGACTTTTCCTGGGTGGGGGCCGGTCCGATTGCCACGAACGTCCTCGGCCAGTGCGGTGCCGAGGTTATCAAGATTGAAAGCAAAAGCCGGCCGGACTTACTTCGGACCGGCGGCCCGTTCAAGGACGGGATCAATGAGGGGCTGGAACGGAGCGGCTATTTTGCCAACCGCAATCCCAACAAGAAAGGGATCGCGCTGGACATGAGCCATCCCAAGGCACGGGCCGTTGCGGTTCGCCTGATCAGGAAAAGCGACATCGTCATCAATAACTTCCGTGTTGGGCAGATGGAGAAGTGGGGGCTCGGGTGGGAGGACGTCCGGAAGATTAATCCGCGGATCATCTACGTCACCATGAGCCTGCAGGGGGAAACCGGACCGCAGAAGAGCTACATGGGGTTCGGGGTCAATCTTAACGCCCTGTGTGGTCTGACGGCCCAGGCATGTTTTCCCGGCGAGCGCCCCTTCGGCACCGGCACGAATTATACCGACCACGTCATGGCCCCGAGCCATACCCTCTTTGGCATCATGGCAGCCTTACTTGAACGGGAGCAGACCGGAGAAGGGCAGACCGTGGCCATCTCCCAGCTGAAATCCGCCATCAGCATGGCTCCGACGAGTGCCATGACCTATGCGGCAAACGGCGACACGCTGGGGCCGGCGGGACTTAGTGATCCGAATGCTGCGCCCCACGGCCTGTTCACGACACTCGGCTACCGGAGATGGATTGCCATTGCCGTGTTCAGCGAGGACGAATGGCGGGCGCTCAAGAAGGTTATGGGCAACCCCGCTTGGGCCGAGGATGGGAAGTTCGGCTCGTTGCAAAGTCGTAAGGAAAACGAGGCGGAGTTGAATGAGCATATGGAGGCGTGGACCAGCCGGCAGCACGCGGACAAGATCATGGACGAGCTGCTGCGCAACGGCGTCAGAGCGGGCGTGGTCAACGATGCCCGGGGCGCCATCGAGGATGATCACTTGAGGGAGCGGGAGTTCTGGTCGTACCTGGACCATCCGGTAATGGGGCGCACCCTCTACAACCGGGCGCCGATCCGCCTTTCCAAAACCCCGCTCCGGATGGAAACCGCGGCCCCGTTGCTGGGTCAGCACACCAGGGATGTGCTGAAGGGGATGCTGGACTATACGGATGAAGAAATCGCGATGCTCAGCGAGGAAAAGGTGCTTGTGTAG
- a CDS encoding CaiB/BaiF CoA transferase family protein, protein MSNTGSLSYLRILDFTGEIGPYAAKLYAGLGADVIHIEPIAGDTLRSTGPFFGNRPGKERSMQFIYYNAGKRGLVLDLKKEKGKEVFVDLCKGADILFESFTPGYLDELGLSFDVLSAANPKLVQTSITPFGSFGPYSTYPGSDLTCSALGGFLYLAGIDNDKPVRACDNQAYRMAEVYAAVGSSIALLFAQKTGVGQFVDVSCMEAVGMALETAAQCWDLEGTLRRGRGKEAGSATIHPCKDGFIAIVAIVGRNKTMWTPFVQWMKEEGVEEWELFDNDNWINASYRESKAGYELFCRIFERFTMKHTKQYLYDAGQAHRVAVSPVSNGKDLLENPQLNHHDFWQRLYHEPVGAEVVCPGAPYEFGHLKWRLGDFAPTFGQHTAEVLGECGYSRSEIDALDREGVVHVAKS, encoded by the coding sequence ATGAGTAATACCGGATCGTTATCATATCTGCGGATATTGGATTTTACTGGTGAGATTGGACCTTATGCAGCAAAACTATATGCAGGCCTAGGCGCTGACGTTATTCACATAGAGCCAATTGCAGGAGATACATTACGTTCAACAGGTCCGTTCTTTGGGAACCGTCCCGGCAAAGAAAGAAGTATGCAATTCATTTATTACAATGCAGGCAAAAGAGGGTTGGTGTTGGATCTGAAAAAAGAAAAAGGAAAAGAAGTTTTTGTCGACCTGTGTAAGGGCGCTGACATTTTGTTTGAGAGTTTTACACCCGGTTATCTTGATGAACTTGGCCTTTCTTTTGATGTGTTGAGTGCGGCAAACCCCAAATTGGTACAAACATCCATTACACCATTCGGTAGCTTCGGACCATACAGTACGTATCCCGGTTCCGACCTGACTTGTTCTGCCCTCGGCGGTTTTTTGTATCTGGCCGGTATCGATAACGACAAACCGGTAAGGGCTTGTGACAATCAGGCGTACCGGATGGCAGAGGTATACGCAGCAGTCGGGAGTTCGATCGCACTCTTGTTCGCTCAAAAAACCGGGGTGGGCCAATTTGTTGATGTCTCCTGCATGGAGGCAGTCGGCATGGCCTTGGAGACTGCCGCTCAATGCTGGGACCTCGAAGGGACGCTGAGAAGGGGGCGGGGCAAGGAGGCGGGTTCGGCCACGATCCATCCATGTAAGGACGGGTTTATCGCTATCGTCGCCATCGTAGGTAGAAACAAGACGATGTGGACACCTTTTGTCCAGTGGATGAAGGAGGAAGGTGTTGAAGAATGGGAACTGTTCGACAACGACAACTGGATCAACGCGTCCTACCGGGAGTCCAAGGCTGGATACGAACTGTTCTGCCGCATCTTCGAACGGTTTACCATGAAGCACACCAAGCAATACCTCTATGACGCCGGTCAGGCCCACCGGGTCGCCGTCAGCCCGGTCAGCAACGGCAAAGACCTTCTGGAAAACCCCCAGCTGAACCATCACGACTTCTGGCAGCGGCTGTATCACGAACCGGTCGGCGCCGAGGTGGTCTGTCCGGGAGCTCCCTACGAGTTCGGGCACCTCAAGTGGCGCCTGGGTGATTTTGCTCCCACCTTTGGCCAGCATACCGCCGAGGTGCTGGGCGAATGCGGCTATAGCCGCAGTGAAATCGATGCGCTTGACAGGGAGGGAGTTGTTCATGTTGCCAAATCTTAA
- a CDS encoding electron transfer flavoprotein subunit alpha/FixB family protein: MKTLIIETANAKILGELVTVSRLFGQAPDVVVLGSGELQGSYGKAYRLSDTLGANLGSSLSDLIKRERYELILLSTTAIGSGLAGPLAVSLGAPILSEVTAISPDLTIERSLYGSKAVARYKLESGPLVLTIKRKYFEAATLEGTTATEELPVGPQKITLLEEIEEERTGIPLEDAEVVVTGGRGIGSGDNFSILKEIAGMLNGAVGASRGAVDEGWMPPGAQIGQTGKIVAPTVYFAVGVSGASQHLAGISNAKCVIAINKDNEANIFKRARFGIVGDYKKAVPALINALKENA, from the coding sequence ATGAAAACGCTGATCATCGAAACGGCCAATGCCAAGATCCTTGGGGAACTGGTAACCGTAAGCAGGCTGTTCGGCCAGGCCCCGGATGTTGTCGTGCTGGGCAGCGGGGAGTTGCAGGGGAGCTACGGCAAGGCCTACCGGCTTTCCGATACCCTTGGGGCGAACCTCGGCTCCTCCCTCTCCGACCTGATCAAGAGGGAAAGGTACGAGCTGATTCTTCTCAGCACGACTGCCATCGGCAGCGGCTTGGCCGGCCCCCTGGCGGTGAGCCTCGGCGCGCCGATTCTGTCCGAGGTTACCGCCATAAGTCCTGACCTGACAATCGAGCGGTCCCTCTACGGCTCCAAGGCTGTTGCCCGTTACAAGCTGGAGTCCGGGCCGCTGGTTCTGACAATCAAGCGTAAATACTTCGAAGCGGCCACGTTGGAAGGAACGACGGCAACCGAAGAATTACCGGTCGGACCGCAGAAAATAACACTTCTGGAAGAGATCGAGGAGGAGCGCACCGGTATTCCGCTGGAGGACGCCGAGGTCGTGGTGACCGGCGGGCGGGGGATCGGCAGCGGCGACAACTTCTCCATCCTGAAGGAGATAGCCGGAATGCTGAACGGCGCGGTAGGGGCGTCCCGGGGGGCGGTGGACGAGGGGTGGATGCCGCCCGGCGCCCAGATCGGCCAGACCGGCAAAATCGTCGCGCCCACCGTCTATTTCGCGGTCGGGGTGTCCGGCGCCAGCCAGCATCTGGCGGGGATTTCCAACGCCAAATGCGTCATAGCCATCAACAAGGACAACGAGGCGAACATCTTCAAACGGGCCAGGTTCGGCATCGTCGGTGACTACAAAAAGGCGGTCCCGGCCCTGATCAACGCCCTCAAGGAGAACGCCTGA
- a CDS encoding electron transfer flavoprotein subunit beta/FixA family protein produces the protein MQIVVLAKVVPDYEVPSADFELVGNRAHPRYTRMIGLYDENAVELGVQLKEKLGADLTVVSYGRNDDVQFLRKALAMGADKVVLVEGDSDDPYVIAANLKDAIDRQGTVDLILAGRQSSDMDRGVVPGVLAGMLDLPFVPQACSVESVDGGWKISQITETGKRLLKLSGKGVLSITSVPENVPRIPAVKAIFAAKKKPVEKLPEIGTGKMAVSELSVSIPKVESNCELIPAEDMDDAVRVLLRRLKEERYL, from the coding sequence ATGCAGATAGTCGTCTTGGCAAAGGTGGTGCCGGATTACGAAGTGCCGTCCGCGGACTTCGAACTGGTGGGGAACAGAGCCCATCCCCGGTACACGAGGATGATCGGCCTGTACGATGAAAACGCCGTCGAACTCGGCGTGCAGCTGAAGGAAAAACTCGGGGCCGACCTGACGGTTGTCTCCTATGGCCGGAACGACGATGTCCAATTTCTCAGAAAAGCGCTCGCCATGGGTGCAGACAAGGTGGTTCTGGTCGAAGGGGATTCGGACGATCCGTATGTGATTGCCGCCAACCTGAAAGATGCCATCGATCGGCAGGGTACTGTGGACCTGATCCTTGCGGGTCGTCAGTCCTCGGACATGGACCGTGGCGTCGTCCCGGGGGTATTGGCCGGCATGCTCGACCTCCCCTTTGTCCCCCAGGCCTGCAGCGTTGAAAGCGTCGACGGGGGGTGGAAAATTTCGCAGATAACCGAAACAGGGAAGCGGTTGCTGAAGCTCTCCGGCAAGGGGGTACTCTCCATCACCAGCGTCCCGGAGAACGTTCCCCGGATTCCGGCGGTCAAAGCGATCTTCGCGGCCAAGAAGAAGCCGGTGGAGAAGCTCCCTGAAATAGGGACCGGAAAGATGGCCGTCTCCGAGCTGTCGGTGAGCATCCCCAAGGTCGAGTCCAACTGTGAACTTATACCGGCCGAGGATATGGACGATGCTGTTCGTGTTCTCTTGAGAAGGCTCAAGGAGGAACGGTACCTATGA
- a CDS encoding enoyl-CoA hydratase/isomerase family protein, which yields MGVDFVTEGNVAYITLNRPDAMNALDPEGLVRLAEIWGEVKNNPEIRIAVLTGAGEKAFCTGTDMKKAKVPDECMAALYYKEGQPIIPHMKMWKPIIACINGYAVGGGLEMALACDLRICSTTAKFALTETKVASLAGLNGTQCLPRAIPQAVAMKMLLTGEMIDAAEAHRVGLVSDVAEPDQLMALARKYAEKIASNAPLSVMAAKQAAVMGMDMPLPHAIDFSYLLWGILRDTEDRKEGFTAFAEKRAPQYRGR from the coding sequence ATGGGAGTTGATTTCGTAACAGAGGGGAATGTCGCCTACATCACACTGAACCGTCCCGACGCCATGAACGCGCTGGACCCCGAGGGGCTCGTGCGGCTGGCGGAGATATGGGGCGAGGTGAAAAATAACCCCGAGATTCGGATCGCGGTGCTGACCGGGGCAGGGGAGAAGGCCTTTTGCACCGGCACGGACATGAAGAAGGCGAAGGTTCCTGATGAATGCATGGCAGCACTCTACTACAAGGAGGGGCAGCCGATCATCCCGCACATGAAAATGTGGAAGCCGATCATTGCCTGCATCAACGGGTACGCCGTGGGGGGCGGACTGGAGATGGCCCTGGCGTGCGACCTGAGGATCTGCAGCACCACGGCCAAATTCGCCCTCACAGAGACGAAGGTGGCAAGCCTTGCCGGCCTGAACGGGACCCAGTGCCTGCCCAGAGCCATACCTCAGGCGGTTGCCATGAAGATGCTCCTGACCGGCGAGATGATCGACGCCGCCGAGGCGCACCGGGTCGGGCTGGTGAGTGATGTTGCCGAACCGGACCAACTGATGGCCCTGGCCCGGAAATACGCGGAAAAGATCGCCTCCAACGCTCCCTTGAGCGTCATGGCGGCCAAGCAGGCTGCAGTGATGGGGATGGACATGCCGCTCCCCCATGCCATCGACTTTTCGTACCTGCTGTGGGGAATACTGCGGGACACGGAAGACCGGAAAGAGGGATTCACCGCCTTTGCCGAGAAGAGAGCGCCCCAGTATCGGGGGAGATAG